A section of the Leptotrichia buccalis C-1013-b genome encodes:
- a CDS encoding sucrose-6-phosphate hydrolase produces MERKFEDITTAIAEKVGGSENIQSVTHCATRLRLVLNDFEKVKMEEIENLRLVKGAFVAGNQLQIIFGAGLVNDVYRELADSLGYSVNHPSAKTAEESAVKQNPFQKFIKSISDVFIEIMPCILAAALLMGLTSLLTTKGLFGNKTIVEMIPQIAGINRMVSIASTGIFALLPMIVAYSATKRFGGRASLGLAIGAVMIHPDLANAFSVAGGSAKPEIINVFGLNIELVGFQGGIIIALMIGYIVASLDKFFNKVLPDLIKFVLAPMLTILISSILLFTVIGPFGRELGNGLTNGLLWIAEHTGVFGYMLFAGVQQVIVITGLHHTFGAIEAQLLASTNHDFLNPLMSVALVAQGGAVLGYMFLHRNNNKTKEICISAFTSVLFGISEPALFGVNIKYKYPLIAGCIAGAISEAYVYFSKLTATGFGTTGVPGFTIVEPANNGHLNFIIAHLIAVLAGIGLTIMIGKVYEKKIKKEVDKMVKNSPFRQKFHIEAPSGYLNDPNGFSFFNGECNLFYQWTPYMYSSENVWYQGWYHLKGTDFLTWEKLGAGIEADERFATHGAYSGSAIADDDKLTIFYTGNTRNEDWQRIPYQVIATMDKNNIITKRENPEITGILDGYTDHFRYPKIWKNFDGEYYAIIGIQRKNLTGTAVIAHSKDTYNWQILGEIDTNLKNFGYMWECPDYFELEDNGVFVFSPQGLYPQGNDYHNIYQTGYLIGDKIDKNNLKLNEITDFQELDKGFDFYAPQSTSTPDNRRILIGWMGLPEMKYPTEKYGYCGCLTLPRELTIKNGKLYQNPVKEIDKYRKNKIILNKEELKTGISAENSYELQAKFENIKESFTIDLFSNEKHTEYARIKYSATKKELWLDRGNMDIPVNESHGTKRLIANNLENNLTLDIFVDTSSIEIFVNNGEKIASSRIFTTNEERFIFADLKENAGKITYVELDF; encoded by the coding sequence ATGGAAAGAAAATTTGAAGATATTACAACAGCCATTGCTGAAAAAGTTGGAGGTAGTGAGAATATTCAGTCAGTTACTCACTGTGCAACAAGATTACGTCTGGTGTTAAATGATTTTGAGAAAGTTAAAATGGAAGAAATTGAAAATTTAAGGCTTGTAAAAGGGGCATTTGTCGCTGGAAATCAGCTACAGATAATATTTGGGGCTGGACTTGTAAATGATGTTTACAGGGAACTGGCAGACTCACTTGGATATTCTGTCAATCATCCATCAGCCAAAACAGCCGAAGAATCAGCAGTAAAACAGAATCCTTTTCAAAAATTTATAAAATCAATATCTGACGTTTTTATAGAAATAATGCCTTGTATCCTTGCAGCCGCATTATTAATGGGACTTACATCCCTTCTTACAACAAAAGGCCTTTTTGGCAACAAAACAATCGTTGAAATGATTCCGCAAATTGCAGGAATTAACAGAATGGTATCAATCGCTTCAACTGGAATATTTGCATTATTGCCAATGATTGTGGCATATTCGGCTACGAAAAGATTTGGAGGTCGAGCTTCACTTGGACTTGCAATAGGAGCTGTAATGATTCACCCTGATTTAGCAAATGCTTTTAGTGTAGCAGGAGGTTCAGCAAAGCCTGAAATAATTAATGTTTTTGGATTAAATATAGAATTAGTCGGTTTTCAAGGCGGAATAATTATAGCACTTATGATTGGTTACATTGTTGCTTCTCTTGACAAATTCTTTAATAAAGTATTGCCTGACTTAATAAAATTTGTACTTGCACCAATGCTTACAATTTTAATTTCATCAATTCTGTTATTTACAGTTATCGGGCCGTTTGGACGTGAACTTGGAAACGGATTAACTAACGGACTGCTTTGGATTGCTGAACATACTGGAGTTTTTGGATATATGCTTTTTGCAGGAGTACAGCAAGTAATTGTAATTACAGGACTACATCACACTTTTGGAGCAATAGAGGCACAGCTTCTTGCAAGTACAAACCATGATTTCTTAAACCCGCTAATGTCAGTAGCTTTAGTTGCACAAGGTGGAGCAGTGTTAGGGTACATGTTTCTTCATCGTAATAACAACAAAACAAAGGAAATCTGCATATCAGCATTTACATCTGTTTTATTCGGTATTTCAGAGCCAGCATTATTTGGTGTCAACATTAAATACAAATACCCATTAATAGCAGGATGTATCGCAGGAGCAATCAGCGAAGCCTACGTTTATTTCAGCAAACTGACTGCAACAGGTTTTGGAACAACAGGAGTACCTGGTTTTACAATCGTCGAACCTGCAAACAACGGACACTTAAACTTTATAATTGCACATTTAATAGCAGTTCTGGCAGGTATTGGATTAACAATAATGATTGGAAAAGTTTACGAGAAAAAAATAAAAAAAGAAGTTGATAAAATGGTTAAAAACAGCCCTTTCAGGCAAAAATTTCACATTGAAGCTCCAAGCGGTTATTTAAATGATCCGAACGGCTTTAGCTTTTTTAATGGCGAGTGCAATTTATTTTACCAATGGACTCCTTATATGTATTCATCTGAAAATGTCTGGTATCAAGGATGGTATCATTTAAAAGGGACTGATTTTCTAACTTGGGAAAAACTGGGAGCAGGAATTGAGGCAGATGAAAGATTTGCTACTCATGGTGCATATTCTGGAAGTGCTATTGCTGATGATGATAAATTAACAATATTTTACACAGGAAATACAAGAAATGAAGACTGGCAACGGATTCCTTATCAAGTTATTGCTACAATGGACAAAAACAATATAATTACAAAACGTGAAAATCCTGAAATCACAGGTATTTTAGATGGATACACCGATCATTTTAGATATCCTAAAATATGGAAAAATTTTGATGGGGAATATTACGCAATAATAGGAATACAAAGAAAAAATTTGACAGGAACAGCGGTAATTGCACATTCTAAAGACACATATAACTGGCAAATACTGGGAGAAATTGACACAAACCTAAAAAATTTTGGATATATGTGGGAATGTCCTGACTACTTTGAACTCGAAGATAACGGAGTGTTCGTTTTTTCACCACAAGGATTATATCCGCAAGGGAACGATTATCACAATATTTATCAGACAGGATATTTAATAGGAGATAAAATTGATAAAAACAATCTAAAATTAAATGAAATAACTGATTTTCAGGAACTTGACAAAGGTTTTGACTTTTATGCTCCACAATCTACAAGCACACCCGATAACCGCAGAATCCTAATTGGCTGGATGGGACTTCCTGAAATGAAATATCCGACTGAAAAATACGGATATTGCGGATGCCTAACTTTGCCTAGGGAATTAACAATCAAAAATGGAAAATTATATCAAAATCCAGTAAAAGAAATTGACAAATATAGAAAAAATAAGATAATTTTAAATAAAGAGGAACTCAAAACTGGAATTTCAGCAGAAAACTCATACGAACTTCAAGCAAAATTTGAAAATATAAAAGAATCATTTACCATCGACTTATTTTCCAATGAAAAACACACTGAATACGCCAGAATAAAATATTCAGCCACGAAAAAAGAACTATGGCTAGACAGAGGAAATATGGACATCCCTGTAAACGAAAGCCATGGAACAAAAAGACTAATTGCAAATAATCTTGAAAATAATTTAACTCTTGACATTTTTGTTGACACAAGTTCTATCGAAATATTTGTAAATAACGGAGAAAAAATCGCCTCTTCAAGAATTTTTACAACAAATGAAGAAAGATTTATTTTTGCTGATTTAAAAGAAAACGCAGGAAAAATAACTTATGTAGAACTTGATTTTTAA
- a CDS encoding class I SAM-dependent methyltransferase, translating into MMRSDKEKFLEKIKENIDIENLKGDGKIFSYVNRDYLVGDNKKYMNMYDKLSFWYDFGEKWIGLFRYGNTVSEMRKNLMKHLEWRNSISVLYVSIGTGKDLNFIPQNVDLKSLDFTGIDISYGMLKKCHSIWKKRTNLTLVNCCAEDLPFKDNVFDIVFHVGGINFFTDKALAIKEMIRVSKPGSKIMIADETEDFIRTQYKKSIFTKNYYKNTDFDLSEIQKCIPESVKEKKTDFLWNNRFYCITFRK; encoded by the coding sequence ATGATGAGAAGTGATAAGGAAAAATTTCTAGAAAAAATTAAAGAAAATATTGATATTGAAAACTTAAAAGGAGATGGAAAAATATTTTCATATGTAAACAGAGACTATCTCGTAGGAGATAATAAAAAATATATGAATATGTATGATAAGTTATCATTTTGGTATGATTTTGGTGAAAAATGGATAGGATTGTTCAGATATGGTAATACAGTTTCAGAAATGAGAAAAAATCTTATGAAACATCTGGAGTGGAGAAATAGCATTTCTGTTTTATATGTTTCTATCGGTACGGGAAAGGATTTAAATTTTATTCCACAAAATGTTGATTTAAAATCTTTAGACTTTACAGGTATAGACATTTCCTATGGAATGTTAAAAAAGTGCCATTCTATCTGGAAAAAAAGAACAAATCTTACATTAGTAAATTGCTGTGCTGAAGATTTACCTTTTAAAGATAATGTTTTTGATATTGTTTTTCATGTGGGAGGAATTAATTTTTTTACTGATAAGGCTCTAGCTATAAAAGAAATGATTCGTGTATCAAAACCTGGTTCAAAGATAATGATTGCAGACGAAACTGAAGATTTTATTAGAACTCAATATAAAAAAAGTATTTTTACAAAAAATTACTATAAAAATACAGATTTTGATTTAAGTGAAATCCAAAAATGTATACCTGAAAGTGTAAAAGAAAAGAAAACAGATTTTTTATGGAACAACAGATTTTATTGCATTACATTCAGAAAATAG
- a CDS encoding AAA family ATPase, translated as MIKKGKNEKVEKKKNLPVGIDNFEVMIQNNYYYFDKTGLIEEILESGTTRILFTRPRRFGKSLNMSMLKYFFDVKNKDENKKLFENLEISKSEYFDRQGQNPVIFISFKDFEDSDWKKGYNSIKWTISDVYNQFKFLRENLDERDLVEFDKVWFKKDYDYTRALLDLSRYLYEYYGKKIVLLIDEYDKPIIKAHANGYYEETIKFFKSFFENAVKGNNYVEITVITGILRIAKEGIFSGLNNLKVNTVLSDNYTEHFGILESEVEEALKYYELNFELEEVKKWYNGYCFGKNEVYNPWSTINFLDDKKIEEHWVNTSSNDEIMNYLENSDEKIIFELEELLSHKSIRKEIYDFVTFQDIDYALNLNKNNYGFEVRENGKNYEIERDYFVNDFGYANIWQFFLHSGYLTIEKKLERNVYDLKIPNEELFDFFRIRFLYRTYRGHYRFYGLEEHLINGNYEKFRLEIRELLKNAISFRDLKEENSYHLFVIGLVSIMSENYFVKSNVESGDGIPDLVLKPKNKTKKAFIFEFKYSRAKDSKNLKRTARSALKQINDRNYSEGLKYEGYKEIAKIGMGFRKKDVEVVAEEE; from the coding sequence ATGATTAAAAAGGGAAAAAATGAGAAAGTGGAAAAAAAGAAAAATTTGCCAGTTGGAATTGACAATTTTGAAGTGATGATACAAAATAATTACTATTATTTTGATAAAACTGGGCTAATTGAAGAAATTCTGGAAAGTGGAACGACAAGAATTCTGTTTACAAGGCCACGTCGATTTGGGAAATCGCTAAATATGTCAATGTTAAAGTATTTTTTTGATGTGAAGAATAAAGATGAAAATAAAAAACTTTTCGAAAATCTAGAAATTTCTAAAAGTGAATATTTTGATAGACAAGGGCAGAATCCAGTTATTTTTATCAGTTTTAAGGATTTTGAAGATTCTGACTGGAAAAAAGGCTATAATAGCATAAAGTGGACTATTAGTGATGTTTATAATCAGTTTAAATTTTTAAGGGAAAATTTAGATGAAAGAGATTTGGTTGAATTTGACAAAGTATGGTTTAAAAAAGACTATGATTATACGAGAGCCTTGCTGGATTTATCAAGGTATCTGTACGAATATTACGGGAAAAAGATAGTTTTACTAATTGATGAATACGATAAACCAATAATAAAGGCACATGCGAACGGTTATTATGAAGAAACGATAAAATTTTTTAAAAGTTTTTTTGAGAATGCGGTAAAAGGTAATAATTATGTGGAAATTACAGTAATAACAGGGATTTTAAGAATTGCTAAGGAAGGGATTTTTTCTGGACTCAACAATCTTAAAGTGAATACTGTTTTGAGTGATAATTATACTGAACATTTTGGGATTTTGGAAAGTGAAGTTGAAGAGGCATTAAAATATTACGAGCTTAACTTCGAACTGGAAGAAGTCAAAAAGTGGTATAATGGTTATTGTTTTGGGAAAAATGAAGTTTACAACCCTTGGTCTACGATTAATTTTTTAGATGACAAGAAGATTGAAGAACATTGGGTAAATACTTCAAGTAATGATGAAATTATGAACTATTTGGAAAATTCAGACGAGAAAATTATTTTTGAGCTGGAGGAGTTGCTTAGCCATAAGAGCATAAGGAAGGAAATTTATGATTTTGTGACGTTTCAGGATATAGATTATGCCTTGAACTTGAATAAAAATAATTACGGATTTGAAGTTAGGGAAAATGGAAAAAATTATGAAATTGAGCGGGATTATTTTGTGAATGATTTTGGGTATGCGAATATTTGGCAGTTTTTCCTTCACAGCGGATATTTAACCATCGAAAAGAAGCTTGAAAGAAACGTTTACGACTTGAAAATTCCAAATGAGGAACTGTTTGATTTTTTCAGAATCAGATTTTTGTATAGAACTTATCGGGGACATTATAGATTTTATGGACTTGAAGAGCATTTGATTAATGGAAATTATGAAAAATTTAGATTGGAAATAAGGGAACTTTTAAAAAATGCGATAAGTTTTAGAGACTTGAAGGAGGAAAATTCTTATCATCTGTTTGTAATTGGACTAGTTTCCATAATGTCAGAAAATTATTTTGTAAAATCAAATGTAGAAAGTGGAGATGGAATTCCTGATTTGGTATTGAAGCCAAAAAATAAAACTAAAAAAGCATTTATATTTGAATTTAAGTATTCAAGAGCAAAAGATAGCAAAAATTTGAAAAGAACTGCAAGAAGCGCCTTGAAGCAAATAAATGACAGGAATTATTCTGAAGGGTTAAAATATGAAGGTTATAAGGAAATTGCGAAAATTGGGATGGGATTCAGGAAGAAGGATGTGGAGGTTGTAGCAGAGGAAGAATAA
- the xseA gene encoding exodeoxyribonuclease VII large subunit, producing the protein MEQTVFSVSDINREVKMFLEGTNTFKNIFIEGELSNITYYRSGHLYFTLKDASASVKCAIFRYKYRGVPEDLKEGDLVKIRGSVTLYEANGSYQIVADFLEKSNSLGLLYEKMEMLKKLYFEKGYFSDEIKKQLPKLPINIAVVTADTGAAIRDIINTTHKRFPNVNIYLYPAKVQGEGAAREVSAGIEFFNRMNEEKQLKIDTLIVGRGGGSIEDLWAFNEEEVIEAIYKSEIPVISAVGHEIDNLLSDLVADKRAATPTQAAEILIPEKEKLTDELESKKNLLSKLLLNKVTMMKKELEYRKNNYYIKNFANILDNKKFDLMEKEQKLSRELRRIVQKSREQLDYRKQRFDRINLQKIILSEKENLKKKSAELNQIILESFENRKKELKYKKAQLSKYSVSDILKQGYTITRKNGKIVKRGIELSKEDKLEIEFSDVKKKVVVK; encoded by the coding sequence ATGGAACAAACAGTATTTTCCGTAAGTGATATAAATAGGGAAGTTAAAATGTTTTTGGAGGGGACAAATACTTTTAAGAACATTTTTATTGAAGGGGAACTTTCTAATATTACATATTATCGTTCAGGACATTTGTATTTTACGTTAAAAGATGCAAGTGCAAGTGTAAAATGTGCTATTTTTCGTTATAAGTATAGAGGAGTGCCTGAAGACTTAAAGGAAGGGGATTTGGTAAAAATTCGGGGTAGCGTTACGCTTTATGAAGCAAATGGAAGTTATCAGATTGTTGCGGATTTTCTTGAAAAAAGTAATTCTCTTGGACTGCTTTATGAGAAAATGGAAATGCTTAAAAAGTTGTACTTTGAAAAGGGATATTTTTCTGATGAAATAAAAAAACAATTACCCAAATTACCTATAAATATCGCTGTTGTAACAGCTGATACAGGGGCTGCAATCAGAGATATTATAAACACGACACACAAAAGGTTTCCAAATGTGAATATTTACCTTTATCCAGCAAAGGTTCAGGGAGAAGGGGCTGCACGGGAAGTTTCAGCAGGGATTGAGTTTTTTAATAGAATGAATGAAGAAAAACAGCTTAAAATAGATACACTTATTGTTGGACGTGGTGGAGGAAGTATTGAGGATTTGTGGGCATTTAATGAGGAAGAAGTGATAGAAGCCATTTATAAGTCTGAGATTCCTGTAATTTCAGCGGTAGGTCACGAAATTGACAACTTGCTTTCAGACTTGGTTGCAGATAAACGGGCGGCTACACCAACTCAGGCAGCAGAAATCTTGATTCCTGAAAAAGAAAAATTGACAGATGAACTGGAAAGTAAAAAGAATCTTTTGAGTAAATTACTTTTAAATAAAGTTACAATGATGAAAAAAGAGCTAGAATACAGAAAAAATAACTATTACATAAAGAATTTTGCAAATATTCTGGATAATAAAAAATTTGACTTGATGGAAAAAGAACAGAAATTATCAAGGGAACTTAGAAGAATTGTACAAAAATCACGAGAACAGCTGGATTACCGAAAACAGAGATTTGATAGAATTAATTTACAAAAAATAATTTTAAGTGAAAAAGAAAATTTAAAGAAAAAATCAGCCGAACTTAACCAAATAATACTGGAATCTTTTGAAAATCGAAAAAAGGAACTCAAATATAAAAAGGCACAGCTTTCGAAATATTCAGTAAGTGATATTTTGAAACAAGGTTATACAATAACTCGAAAAAATGGCAAAATTGTTAAGAGAGGGATTGAACTTAGTAAGGAAGATAAATTGGAGATAGAGTTTTCGGATGTTAAGAAGAAAGTGGTTGTTAAGTAA
- a CDS encoding AraC family transcriptional regulator — MARYFFNNSNNNENLFLYTVGYEETKPLHKYGPTTRSGYMLHYIKSGKGTFYSRGKTFHLKAGEFFFIEPEEIIWYEADEYEPWAYYWIGFRGNMVSEYLRRTSVNKNKPIFSAQKGGDIIRDKIVEIFEISVISEDNDLLLNARLLEILYYLSECFPLTYAKKDSKNTILAKALQIMRNNFDTSVHISEIAKALYIDRTYLHRIFKEKMKIAPKDYLTNLRIAKAKELLTQTDYPVNIIAQSVGIEDAQNFSKLFKNKENISPINYRKSYKNSFENQNKKIE, encoded by the coding sequence ATGGCAAGATATTTTTTTAATAATTCAAACAACAATGAAAATCTATTTTTATACACAGTCGGATATGAAGAAACAAAACCTTTGCACAAATATGGCCCAACCACTAGAAGTGGCTATATGTTGCATTATATAAAATCAGGAAAAGGGACTTTTTATTCCAGAGGGAAGACTTTTCATCTGAAGGCGGGAGAGTTTTTCTTTATTGAGCCTGAGGAAATTATTTGGTATGAAGCGGATGAATACGAGCCATGGGCTTATTACTGGATTGGATTTAGAGGGAATATGGTTTCTGAATATTTGAGACGGACTTCTGTTAATAAGAATAAGCCAATTTTTTCAGCACAAAAAGGCGGGGATATTATAAGGGATAAGATAGTTGAAATATTTGAAATATCAGTTATTTCAGAGGATAACGATTTGCTTTTAAATGCACGGCTTCTGGAAATCCTTTATTATTTGAGTGAATGTTTTCCATTAACTTATGCTAAAAAAGATAGCAAAAACACAATTTTGGCAAAAGCTCTTCAAATTATGAGAAATAATTTTGACACTTCGGTACACATAAGTGAAATTGCAAAAGCTCTTTACATTGACAGAACATATTTGCACAGAATATTTAAGGAAAAAATGAAAATAGCTCCAAAAGACTATTTGACAAATTTAAGAATTGCAAAAGCAAAGGAACTGCTGACTCAGACAGATTATCCAGTCAATATTATTGCACAGTCTGTCGGAATAGAAGATGCTCAAAATTTCTCAAAACTATTCAAAAATAAAGAAAATATATCTCCCATAAATTATCGCAAATCATATAAAAATTCTTTTGAAAACCAGAATAAAAAAATTGAATAA
- a CDS encoding ABC transporter ATP-binding protein gives MDKNRKIAVNFENFTFKYESQSEPTLHNINLKIYEGEKVVIIGPSGSGKSTLGHCINGLVPYFYKGEITGKFEIYGKKCKEVFEHSKYVGTVLQDSDAQFVGLTVAEDIAFALENDEVETQIMKEKVKEIAKFVKIETLLDLKPHDLSGGQKQKVSLAGIMVDDTNIVLYDEPLANLDPLSGKYAIELIDELHNNKKLTTIIIEHRLEDVLHRGIDRIIVVNEGRIVADDTPDDILTGNLLSKMNIREPLYISLLKYSNVNLEKYSSISNIEKINFSEAKDGILNWIKYNSPKAREKSEETLLKLGNISFSYNKKRKILKNIDIDVKKGEMISIVGSNGAGKSTLSKVIAGFEKQDEGKIYYKNLDISDENITKRAEKIGFVLQNPNAMISKVTVFDEVALGLKTRGVSEDEIEKRVIEILEICKLKSFRKWPIKALSYGQKKRVTIASVLVLQPEMIIVDEPTAGQDLFHYREIMEFLKQLNEFGITILFITHDMHLMLEYTDKAYVFNEGKIIKSGNPAQILADRNVLEQANLKETSLHYVAEKAGINSEELIRTFVHYEKEQKKAGD, from the coding sequence TTGGACAAAAATAGAAAAATTGCTGTAAATTTTGAAAATTTTACATTTAAGTACGAAAGTCAGTCGGAACCTACATTACATAATATAAATTTGAAAATTTATGAAGGGGAGAAAGTCGTTATAATAGGGCCGTCAGGCTCTGGGAAAAGTACTTTGGGACATTGTATAAATGGACTTGTTCCTTATTTTTACAAGGGGGAAATAACAGGAAAGTTTGAGATTTATGGGAAAAAGTGTAAGGAGGTATTTGAACATTCTAAATATGTGGGAACTGTTCTTCAGGATTCGGATGCACAGTTTGTGGGGCTTACTGTTGCGGAAGATATAGCGTTTGCTCTGGAAAATGATGAAGTAGAGACACAGATTATGAAAGAGAAGGTAAAGGAAATTGCAAAATTTGTAAAAATTGAAACATTGCTTGACTTGAAGCCACATGATTTGTCAGGAGGACAGAAGCAGAAAGTATCACTTGCTGGAATAATGGTGGACGATACCAATATTGTTCTTTACGATGAACCACTTGCAAATCTTGACCCTTTGAGCGGAAAATATGCTATCGAACTGATAGATGAACTTCATAATAATAAAAAACTAACTACAATAATTATAGAGCATAGGCTTGAAGATGTGCTGCACAGGGGAATTGACAGGATTATTGTTGTGAATGAAGGCAGAATTGTTGCTGATGATACGCCAGATGATATTTTAACTGGAAATTTATTGAGCAAGATGAACATAAGAGAGCCTTTGTATATTTCCTTGCTAAAATACAGTAATGTCAACCTTGAAAAATATAGCAGTATTTCTAATATTGAAAAGATTAATTTTTCTGAAGCAAAAGACGGCATTTTAAACTGGATAAAATATAATTCTCCGAAAGCAAGGGAAAAATCTGAAGAAACATTATTAAAACTTGGAAATATCTCATTTTCATACAATAAGAAAAGAAAAATATTAAAAAACATAGATATAGATGTAAAAAAAGGTGAAATGATAAGCATAGTTGGTTCAAATGGAGCTGGAAAATCTACGCTGTCAAAGGTTATTGCAGGATTTGAAAAGCAGGACGAAGGAAAGATTTATTATAAAAATTTGGATATAAGTGATGAAAATATAACAAAAAGAGCTGAGAAAATAGGTTTTGTGCTGCAAAATCCGAATGCAATGATTTCAAAAGTTACAGTTTTTGATGAAGTTGCGTTAGGACTTAAAACTAGAGGAGTTTCAGAAGATGAAATAGAAAAAAGAGTTATTGAAATTCTGGAAATATGTAAATTAAAGTCGTTTAGGAAATGGCCTATAAAAGCACTTAGTTATGGTCAGAAAAAAAGGGTTACAATAGCATCTGTCCTTGTGTTACAGCCTGAGATGATAATAGTGGATGAGCCGACAGCAGGGCAGGATTTATTTCATTACAGGGAAATAATGGAATTTTTGAAACAGCTGAATGAATTTGGAATTACAATTTTATTTATAACGCATGATATGCATCTGATGTTAGAGTATACTGACAAGGCATACGTTTTTAATGAAGGTAAAATTATAAAATCAGGAAATCCAGCACAGATTTTGGCAGATAGGAATGTGTTGGAACAGGCAAATTTGAAGGAAACTTCACTTCATTATGTGGCGGAAAAGGCTGGGATAAATTCCG
- a CDS encoding ECF-type riboflavin transporter substrate-binding protein, with protein sequence MEATTIKKVVAMGIGAAIYIVLSRFVAIPTPIPNTTLQVTFAFLALMAFIYGPAVGLGIGFIGHTLNDISGYGSVWFSWVAAAAFFGLATGFLGKIVKIENFNGAKIVKFIVGEVIISLISWVVLAPIIDIAIYKEPQAKAFAQGVTAALGNMIVVAILGTILIFAFSKTIVSKGSLKQE encoded by the coding sequence ATGGAAGCAACAACAATTAAAAAAGTGGTAGCAATGGGAATCGGTGCAGCGATTTATATTGTATTATCAAGATTTGTAGCAATTCCGACACCAATTCCTAATACGACATTACAAGTAACTTTTGCTTTTCTGGCGTTGATGGCATTTATATATGGGCCTGCAGTTGGTCTAGGGATTGGATTTATTGGGCATACGCTTAATGATATTTCGGGATATGGAAGTGTGTGGTTCAGCTGGGTTGCAGCGGCAGCATTTTTTGGACTGGCAACTGGATTTTTAGGAAAAATTGTTAAAATCGAGAATTTTAATGGAGCAAAAATTGTAAAATTTATAGTGGGAGAAGTAATTATAAGTTTGATAAGCTGGGTAGTTCTAGCTCCAATTATTGATATTGCAATATATAAGGAACCGCAAGCAAAAGCATTTGCACAAGGAGTTACAGCGGCACTTGGAAATATGATAGTTGTAGCAATTTTAGGTACAATTTTAATATTTGCATTTTCAAAAACAATAGTAAGCAAAGGAAGCTTAAAACAGGAATAA
- a CDS encoding deoxycytidylate deaminase: protein MSKRENYLSWDEYFMGIAFLSGMRSKDPSTQVGACIIDEDKKIIGIGYNGFPMGSSDDSMPWDKDGEFLDTKYPYVVHAELNAILNSIKSLKNSTIYVTHFPCNECAKAIVQSGIKKVIYFSDKHKSLDSTKASKRIFENAQVETKHLEIEKEVINIQFKD from the coding sequence ATGTCTAAAAGAGAAAATTATTTATCGTGGGATGAATATTTCATGGGAATTGCATTTTTGTCTGGAATGAGAAGCAAAGACCCGTCTACACAGGTGGGGGCATGTATTATTGACGAAGATAAGAAAATAATAGGAATTGGATATAATGGGTTTCCAATGGGAAGTTCTGATGATAGTATGCCTTGGGATAAAGATGGAGAATTTTTGGATACCAAATATCCTTATGTTGTGCATGCTGAACTGAACGCTATTCTTAATAGTATAAAATCATTGAAGAACAGTACTATTTATGTGACGCATTTCCCATGTAATGAATGTGCAAAAGCAATCGTACAGTCAGGAATAAAAAAGGTAATATATTTTTCCGATAAACACAAGTCGCTTGATTCTACAAAGGCTTCAAAAAGGATTTTTGAAAATGCACAGGTAGAAACGAAACATCTTGAAATTGAGAAAGAAGTGATAAATATCCAGTTTAAAGATTAA